In Elaeis guineensis isolate ETL-2024a chromosome 1, EG11, whole genome shotgun sequence, a genomic segment contains:
- the LOC140859750 gene encoding chalcone synthase 1-like — protein sequence MAKVEDIRRSQRSEDPATILAFGTATPANVFYQADYPDYYFRITKSEHLTELKEKFKRMCDKSMIRKRYLHLNEEILTENPNMCAYMAPSLDARQDVVVVEVPKLGKEAAAKAIKAWGQPKSRITHLVFCTTSGVDMPGADYQLTKLLGLRPSVNRFMMYQQGCFAGGTVLRLAKDLAENNRGSRVLVVCSEITAVTFRGPSDSQLDSLVGQALFGDGAAAIIVGADPDLAIERPLFQLVSASQTILPNSEGAIDGHLREVGLTFHLLKDVPSLISKNIEKSLVEAFTPLGISDWNSIFWIAHPGGPAILDQVEAKLGLEEEKMRATRHVLSEYGNMSSACVLFILDEMRKKSAEDGKATTGEGLEWGVLFGFGPGLTVETVVLHSLPIAAP from the exons ATGGCCAAGGTGGAGGACATCCGGCGCTCGCAGAGGTCTGAGGACCCGGCGACGATACTGGCATTTGGCACTGCCACGCCGGCCAACGTCTTCTACCAGGCCGACTACCCTGACTACTACTTCCGCATCACGAAGAGCGAACACCTTACCGAACTCAAAGAGAAGTTTAAGAGAATGT GTGACAAGTCCATGATCCGGAAACGTTACCTGCACCTAAACGAAGAGATCCTCACGGAGAACCCTAACATGTGCGCCTACATGGCCCCCTCCCTCGACGCCCGGCAGGACGTCGTGGTGGTGGAGGTCCCCAAGCTCGGCAAGGAGGCCGCCGCCAAGGCCATCAAAGCATGGGGCCAGCCAAAATCCAGGATCACCCACCTCGTCTTCTGCACCACCAGCGGCGTCGACATGCCCGGCGCCGACTACCAGCTCACCAAGCTCCTCGGCCTCCGCCCCTCCGTCAACCGCTTCATGATGTACCAGCAGGGCTGCTTCGCCGGCGGCACCGTCCTCCGCCTCGCCAAGGACCTCGCCGAGAACAACCGCGGCTCCCGAGTCCTCGTCGTCTGCTCCGAGATCACCGCCGTCACCTTCCGCGGCCCCTCCGATTCCCAACTCGACAGCCTTGTCGGCCAGGCGCTGTTCGGGGACGGTGCCGCCGCCATCATCGTCGGCGCCGACCCCGACCTCGCCATCGAACGCCCGCTATTCCAGCTTGTCTCAGCTAGCCAGACCATCCTCCCCAACTCCGAGGGCGCCATCGACGGCCACCTGAGGGAAGTCGGGCTCACGTTCCATCTGCTCAAGGACGTGCCGAGCCTGATATCCAAGAACATCGAGAAGAGCCTGGTGGAGGCATTTACTCCACTGGGGATCAGCGACTGGAATTCGATATTCTGGATTGCTCATCCCGGCGGGCCGGCGATTCTTGACCAGGTGGAGGCGAAGTTGGGATTGGAGGAGGAGAAGATGAGGGCGACGAGGCATGTGTTGAGTGAGTATGGCAACATGTCGAGTGCGTGCGTGCTGTTTATACTGGATGAGATGAGGAAGAAGTCGGCGGAGGACGGGAAGGCGACGACCGGCGAGGGGTTGGAGTGGGGGGTGCTCTTCGGCTTTGGGCCGGGGCTCACGGTGGAGACGGTGGTGTTGCACAGCCTTCCCATTGCAGCTCCTTGA
- the LOC140856592 gene encoding uncharacterized protein produces the protein MKKEVFDMVLESKIQPREDAREDRGVDTSRLASIGYENYDNLDDLNDNVIGVETIITRRELIKGEHQQFHNAQHFRTAIKNYYIAHNHDYIFKKNDSMKIIVKCPMEPCPWRVYVAELKREGTFSIRKCNLTHTCDNGLGTRSHPMVISSWVAEKVKIKLRSMPRYQPIKIMADIHENYDVLLKYYQAWHRKETTMHEIHGLNHLLYDKLEPYCRVLKLANPGTITDYEIFDDTRRFCHVSISLGAYIMGFHAGCRPIIFMDGTHIEYKYQGCLLSATAKDVNNAIFTIAFAIIQQENNESWWWFCRKLRCVLSYPNGLLNGFVERYDVPVEEVGEGQQRDGRPAISSCHMWSSP, from the exons ATGAAAAAGGAGGTCTTCGATATGGTTTTAGAGAGCAAGATCCAGCCGAGAGAGGATGCTAGAGAGGATCGAGGAGTAGACACATCAAG GTTGGCATCAATTGGATATGAGAATTATGACAATTTGGATGATCTCAATGATAATGTTATTGGTGTCGAGACAATAATTACACGGAGGGAGTTAATCAAAGGAGAGCATCAGCAGTTTCACAATGCTCAACACTTTAGGACAGCtattaaaaattattacattGCACACAATCATGACTATATCTTCAAGAAGAATGATTCTATGAAGATTATAGTTAAATGCCCAATGGAACCATGCCCTTGGCGTGTCTATGTTGCTGAATTGAAAAGAGAGGGGACATTCTCCATTAGGAAGTGTAACCTCACGCACACATGTGATAATGGTCTCGGTACTAGGAGTCATCCTATGGTCATATCTTCGTGGGTTGCTGAGAAAGTCAAGATAAAGTTAAGATCCATGCCTCGCTACCAGCCTATTAAAATTATGGCCGATATCCATGAAAATTATGACGTGTTGCTCAAGTACTATCAAGCATGGCACAGGAAGGAAACGACCATGCATGAGATTCATGGTCTCAATCATCTATTGTATGATAAGCTTGAGCCTTACTGTAGAGTCCTCAAATTAGCAAACCCAGGCACCATCACAGACTATGAGATTTTTGATGATACAAGAAGATTCTGCCATGTTTCCATCAGTCTTGGAGCGTACATCATGGGATTTCATGCTGGATGTAGGCCTATAATTTTTATGGATGGCACCCACATCGAATATAAGTACCAAGGATGTCTCTTGAGTGCCACCGCAAAAGATGTGAACAATGCTATTTTTACCATCGCCTTCGCCATCATCCAACAAGAAAATAACGAGAGCTGGTGGTGGTTTTGTCGAAAGCTACGATGTGTTCTCTCCTACCCGAATGGCTTATTGAATGGTTTTGTCGAAAGATACGATGTGCCGGTGGAAGAAGTTGGCGAGGGTCAACAAAGAGATGGCCGGCCAGCTATCTCCTCTTGCCACATGTGGTCATCCCCTTGA